Sequence from the uncultured Flavobacterium sp. genome:
CAGAACACAGCCTATCGCTAAAGTAGAAAATGCGACTTATGCGCAGATTTCGAGTTATGTGGCAAATCTTCAAACACTCTCAGATGCCGATAATGACAATTGCATCACAAGTACGTGTAAAGAGCAGATTTTGCGAACAGCGCTCAATACTTTTAGAACATCATTTACTCAGGGTATGGTGAGTACCTATACCTATAATCCACTTGTTGGGGTGACCAGTATTACAGATCCAAAAGGAATCTCGACTTATTATGAGTACGATTATCTTGGCCGATTGAAATTTGTAAAAGATAAAGATCAAAACGTGCTTCAGAAGTATTGTTATAATTACAAAGGACAGCAAACGGATTGTACCGATAATACTGCTCAGACATTTTAATTGCAAATCACGGCAGTGAAAGAGCAGATCTTGAGAGATCAGTTTGAGTAACTGTTATAAATTAAAAAATAAAAAAGAGAACTTGATGAAAAAATATATAGCCATAATAATTTTGTTGTTCGTTGGAATTTGGGGTGTAAAAGCCCAGACTTTCAGTGATGATAATTTTGTTTACACCGCCTCGCCTAAAAAGAAAGTACAGTCGGCGAGTTTCAATACGCTGACCAAAAATGATATGAGCCAAAGCGTGACTTATTTTGACGGACTAGGCCGTCCAATTCAGACTGCGGCCATAAATCAGGGAGGAACCAATATCGATATTGTGACTCCGGTTGAATATGATGGTTTTGGCAGACAAATAAAAGAATATTTACCTTATCCCTTAACCAATAGCACGACAACTTACTCAAGAATTGCCACAGCTACATCCATAACGAATTTAAATGGCGTTTACAACACTGCCAAATACGAAAACACAACCAATCCATTTTCAGAAAAAAGATTTGAACCCTCACCGCTTAATCGTGTCTTAGAACAAGCAGCACCCGGAAATGATTGGGCACTTAGCAATGTTAAAAAGAATACTATAAAATTAGAGTATCAAACCAACATTACCACCGATGCAGTACGATTATTTAAAGCTACAACAAGCTGGAATATTGGTACCCTTTTGTATGATATTACTTTTTCAGACGCAGGGAGTTATGCTGAAAATGAATTATATAAAACCGTAACTTTTGATGAGAATTCCGGCGTAAGCCCGGGTGAAAAATCAGGATCAACGGTAGAATTTAAAAATAAACAAGGTCAGGTGGTACTTAAAAGAACCTATGATGCAACCGTTAACCATGACACTTATTATGTTTATGACATCTACGGAAACCTGACTTATGTGATACCTCCAAAAGCAGATGCGACCATAAACTCTGCAGTTTTAGATGGTTTATGTTACCAATACAAATACGACAGCCAGAATCGTTTAGTCGAGAAAAAGTTACCGGGTAAACAATGGGAGTTTATTGTTTATGATAGATTAGACAGACCCGTGGCAACCGGACCTGCGTTTTCACCTTTTAAAGATGATACTACAGTAGGCTGGATGATCACCAAATATGACGCTTTTAGCCGGCCAATTTATACGGGTTGGAGCAGTCAGGCAGTAAGTTCGGCAATCAGAAAATCATTACAGGATACGCAAAATGCAGCGACCGTTTTGTTTGAAACCAAAGACACATCCAAGACCATCGATGGTATTGCGGCTTATTATACGAATGCCAATGCGCCAACGAGCTTCAAGTTATTAACGGTAAATTATTATGATAACTATGTTTTTCCCGGAGCCCAAACCCTGCCTTCAACCATAGAAGGACAGACTGTTTTGGCAAACGTAAAAACTATGGCAACAGGAAGCTGGATAAGAGCCGTAACAACTGCAGCATCTATTGCAGGGGAAACCAACACCCTGTTTTATGATGAATATGCCAGACCCATACAAACCTATAGTGCGAATTATCTAACAGGGTATACCATTACCAGTACTAATCTTGATTTTGCGGGGAAAACAATTTATAGCGTTACCAAACATAAACGTACCTCAGGCAGTACAGAGATGGTGATAAGAGAAGATTTTACTTACTCCCCTCAGGATCGATTACTGACCCATACCCATCAAATTAATGGAGGGGCCATACAGCTTATGGCGGCCAATACCTATGACAATCTGGGGCAATTGACGAGTAAAAATGTAGGGAATACTACGGCAAGCCCACTTCAGAAAGTTGATTTTAATTATAATATCAGAGGCTGGCTGACCGAGATTAATAAAACAGCCAATTTGCAGCAAGGCACAGATGCCAAAGATTTGTTTGCTTTTAAAGTAAGTTATAATGCTCCTCAGGCAGCAATTGCAGGAGTTACGGCTCTTTATAACGGAAACATATCCGAGACACTATGGAAAACAAGCTCTGATAATATAGACAGAGGTTATGGTTATACGTATGACAAACTCAACCGATTAAAAACTTCGATTTACGAAAAGAGCGGATTAACCACCAGTGCCTATGATGAGAACCTGACGTATGATAAAAATGGTAATATTGTGACCTTGCTCAGAAAAGGAGATATAGACCCACAGACCGGTACTATAATAATTGACAATTTAGTTTATGGTCCTGTGACAAATTCAAACCAACTGGCCAAAGTAGATGACAGTTCTAATAATACCAGCGGATTTAATGATTTGAATAAAACAGGCGATGATTATACCTATGATGGTAATGGTAATATGATCACCGACAAAAACAAAAACATTACAGATATCAAGTACAACCAAC
This genomic interval carries:
- a CDS encoding DUF6443 domain-containing protein, producing MKKYIAIIILLFVGIWGVKAQTFSDDNFVYTASPKKKVQSASFNTLTKNDMSQSVTYFDGLGRPIQTAAINQGGTNIDIVTPVEYDGFGRQIKEYLPYPLTNSTTTYSRIATATSITNLNGVYNTAKYENTTNPFSEKRFEPSPLNRVLEQAAPGNDWALSNVKKNTIKLEYQTNITTDAVRLFKATTSWNIGTLLYDITFSDAGSYAENELYKTVTFDENSGVSPGEKSGSTVEFKNKQGQVVLKRTYDATVNHDTYYVYDIYGNLTYVIPPKADATINSAVLDGLCYQYKYDSQNRLVEKKLPGKQWEFIVYDRLDRPVATGPAFSPFKDDTTVGWMITKYDAFSRPIYTGWSSQAVSSAIRKSLQDTQNAATVLFETKDTSKTIDGIAAYYTNANAPTSFKLLTVNYYDNYVFPGAQTLPSTIEGQTVLANVKTMATGSWIRAVTTAASIAGETNTLFYDEYARPIQTYSANYLTGYTITSTNLDFAGKTIYSVTKHKRTSGSTEMVIREDFTYSPQDRLLTHTHQINGGAIQLMAANTYDNLGQLTSKNVGNTTASPLQKVDFNYNIRGWLTEINKTANLQQGTDAKDLFAFKVSYNAPQAAIAGVTALYNGNISETLWKTSSDNIDRGYGYTYDKLNRLKTSIYEKSGLTTSAYDENLTYDKNGNIVTLLRKGDIDPQTGTIIIDNLVYGPVTNSNQLAKVDDSSNNTSGFNDLNKTGDDYTYDGNGNMITDKNKNITDIKYNQLNLPKKITFGTTGTIEYFYNAAGQKIQKTVSETGKTAVVTDYLGGFQYKDNVLEFFPTAEGYVKNTLNVLSYVFQYKDHLGNVRVSYAKNPTTQLLEIIEENNYYPFGLKHKGYNDYTPNTNKYKYNGKELQDELGLNMYDYGFRNYDPAIGRWMNMDLKTEAYYPISPYQYVLNNPIVNIDIKGQWTVTRHYNMTYSSLSAAGIGKEQADLLSHYASVYADNPGWHIALNNFSHPTDMQGYRPGAGIDYSGTANSQVTDYKKGDKYNYNIWHSMRSEWEDENNTISAHDATERGMEFGWGKIFESAKLGKLNDLQKNSKGIKAFGQGAHALQDAYAHHGRSDVGPGHLWNDRYGDTSGAKRISDSAITVHNIMSGNWKAFEGKEEISFDANGMTKSQFAEVMTQINKFLNQ